The window aatgtagctttgctacaagaaaaacacaacacacacatTATCATTTTCTCTACTTCCTTTCTCTACGACCTTTTgcagttactttatttttatttgaagactCTTTTGTTGTTATATAACTTTATACAAACACACTTTGTTGCCAAAGGGACTACTTTTATgttccatgtttatacacttcatTTTAAAGGTATTTATTACTGTGTCTTTGAAATTTGTGTGTTGAGGTATCATTTTTGTCTATCCTGCCCCgggcgcccgagtcgcgccaaagatgctcgccctcccagccgtgggagcgttataatgtgacggtcaatcccactattcgttggtaaaagagtagcccaagagttggcggtgggtggtgatgactagctgccttccctctagtcttacactgctaaattagggacggctagcacagatagccctcgagtagctttgtgcgaaatttcaaaacaaacaaacaaactatcctgCCCATGTGTTATGAAGTGTGTTTGTTTAGCAAAAAGGTATGATACCACATAGTCCACAGGCAAGCGGCTGAATCGAGGTCTTAactttttagaaataaaagttaGGAATGACCAAAATAAGTAGGGAAGACAAGTGtgatgtttgaaaaaaacaataacacaaaaacattaatttatttctcttttagtATGTAAAGgtgaaaatttacaaaatgttcaaacttatatatatatatatgagttggTATAAGtgctttttgttattattcacaCCGCCATTTTTAAACAACATTAtaggtaactttttttttcttctattcagtCATGAACTTTATACGTTTTAGCACCAAGCATTTTAGGTTTTCTTTGACTGGTGTTGTTGACTGTTAATTCTTTTAGACTTGCGCTGGATGGTTTCTTGGTTTCATCAGCCATGCAAAGGTCTGTAGGTATCGAATGtcgtcacttttttttttctttttttttatgttattttccaagTGATGTGACAAAAATGAAACCTGAGATAATTAACTATatccaaatttatattttttagtcaagttttttttgtttggaaatttcgcacaaagctactcgagggctatctgtgctagccgtccctaatttagcagtgtaagactagagggaaggcagctagtcatcaccacccaccgccaactcttgggctactctttaccaacgaatagtgggattgaccgtcacattatacacccccacggctgggagggcgagcatgtttagcgcgacgcggccgcgaacccgcgaccctcggattacgagtcgcacgccttacgccctaggccatgccgggcattttaGTCAAGACATGTGACAATTTTTATCTTATGGGGACATCCAACTAAATTAATTTTCACTTATGTTTTATTcagtaaagaatattattttatcgTAAAATTATGTTATCCAATCTCCCTCTCCATTGAATTTGGTTGGACTTAAACCTCAATctgcaatattttaattttcccagTTATTAAGCTTAACAGCATGAAGTCAGTGAATCTAAGAACAATAAACTATTCATTGGGGGATTTTATAACTTCCttttcagtggctcagcggtaataCTTGAAGgctaataacgctaaaaacaaggttttaatacctgtggtgggcacagttAAGATAACCCATTCTGTGGCTTTGCGCTTAGCTATAAACAAATCTGAAAATCAATCAGAGATTTCATAAAAATTTCTGAGAAGCACTGCTTCTGCTGATATGTTGCATAACAATTTTTTATAccctcatgatgacgagaaacctactaggggtaaaaatgtattctacagACGACtggtttgtgtattaaaactttaattaaaataaagtacttactggacaatgtttcgaccttttcaggtcatcttcaggttaataaaaaaaacgttgttctatactgtattttaattaaagctataatagccataccagccgtctttaggatacattttttaaaatcctgTCATAATCTAAGCGGAGAGGTTATACAGATGAAAGTAATACAATATACCTGAGTAATAAACCTACCGAATAGCCCATGTATGTTTCCTTACCCGTATTTTAAAAATCTCCTGTGGCACAGGGGCATGTCTACAtccttacaacgctagaaaccaggttccTATACCCATGATGAGCAGAATACATATAgaccattatatagctttgcggttaactacaaacaaaccatattGAGAAAGCGACCCCTACGTATAACTCCATGTCATTGAGACGCTCTGCGCATATTGCGCAATTGGTTTCATGTTCGGAAAATACGACCTGGTTTTAATATAACTGTATAAGTTACTGTGCAGTTTAATTAGGGACTGAGTTTAGAAATCTCTGTGGACCGGTGTTGCTTCTTTGACCTTGAAGGGTAACGTTTTCCAACTGTTCCTAGGTTGGTAATTTTtagtcaaaattaatataaaacataaagatgCTTTCCAGATTTGCGAAGATAACTGTTGCTGCTTCAACGATTTCTTTGCGCTCATTTTCGACTACTATTCATGTaagttttagaaacaaaatgcCATGTTCATTCAAATTATTTATGACACTTTAGTGTAATATCAATGATATGAGACTGAAGGCATGATGATATTAACTTCGGCATTACGGTGTACAGTTCATATTTTTCTATTCCTTCTACTTCTAATAACATAAACGATAATAGTAACTAATAAAGACAATAGTAAAGTAAATGTGTGATTTGGGTTACTGAATACTGCTATTTATAGGGTTATGACCTTTCTTTAAAGTTTAAGGTTTAGGTAAGATGAAAAAATAGCAGTTATGTTATATTATGTGCTTATTAGTTTTAGCTTTACTGTTACTAGTcaagttttttttacaaattgtgaTCTcccttttttaacatttaaatcgTGCATAATATATGACCAATGGCAATAGCAACTTGGAAGATTTGCAAAGAcataatgtatgttttttttaagattatgCTTTTCATTGTTAGTGTTACTTAATTGTGGTATTCgtctaatactaataataaaatgcaGGTTGAAGGATTtatgattgtttgaaaaattcacTTTGAGAAGTGGGATACAAAAACATACTGTtacttattaaatataaacatttcttaacaatgtttttatttcttgggATGAGTGTACTGGTGTAGTACTTACAGTAGCAGTTTCAAAAAATTAGTTCTCATTTAGGATTTTTTAAGCCATTGGTataatttcttcagttttaatgtaGCTGGTCAAAATTTTTGCTGAGTACTGTGGGAGGATATGTATTTACTGCAGTTATTAGTTATGCCTCAAAAATGTTGTTATACTTCTAGTGGTTTCTGTTGAGGtaggttatttttttattatttggtaaggtaagaaaattacaaaattcagtTCACTCCATGATAAAAAGCATTTTATTTGACTAAAATGTGGTAAAAGTTCAACAATAGGATTCAATtcaatttaacaaataatactaaaCAGTCAAGTGTTAACACTTTCAACTACTTATTGTAATTTATTGaacttgtattttttgttgttagaatacagagttagtattaataaaacttaaataacaacCTATGTTACCAGTTCCATaatcaaattaattataacagaCTTGTTCATCattgaataattttaacaaaatcttaGTGAACTTGTGTTTTATTAAGTTACAATGTTAAGAGCAGCTGGTAGCTACCTCGCAGCCAggaattatatttcaaataaaaatacttgacTTATctgaatatttgatattttgtgaactacatcaataatattaatagtaaaggtgattaattaataacaataatcatgataatattaatgataatgtcacaaaaattaattataaatttgatatatatttgttgtatgtGTGAGAGAGTATAATGTAAATTAATACATTCAACAAAGCTATGTTCATTAAGTCAAGGGCTTCTGTAATGTTAAAACTTCCATTAGGCAAATagtaatatagatataaatgtcTAGATTGAAAGATGTAGTCTGTAGGAGATTTAGTTTTACTTTGTTCTCagaatcttttgtttgtttaacaaagAACTGGAATACTATATACTCTTAAAGTACAagtttagtattaaaaaaatactaatttaGCACATTAGAGTAGGTAAATGTATTAGAAACacttacttttttataatttgtttttcacattttgataatattcagtatttggttcttccttcttttttttttttttttgcatcaaccaaaacatttgtacagaaacaccgTATTTTACCTGCTGTAGTAGCAAGCAAGACATTTGTGGAGACTTTAGTAAATGAAATGGTAATTGGAAATGgtaataatccaaccaatcataacatacTCTCTAGAATCCACCAGTACACCATGAAAGAccaacactttatatatatatatatatatacacacacacacacacacacacacacacactgacctgaaggcGAAAGGCGGTAATCTTTCAAAACTTTGTCccctacacttgtgtctccacaataggaagttggtttattttataaagtttcatcaGTTAAAACCCTTGTTCCTGGTGCTAATCAATTCCATTGTTATAAATGAGAACCAAGAAGTTCCCTCATGCCACTTTGATAGAGACAAGTCATGAATTGAATAATGTAGTCTATACTATAGTATAACTGTTACTCTCTAATCTTAACTAAACCTTAGATGAAGCAGTTTATGTTGAGATGCCACAGGAAAAGAATTATTAGATGAACAGTATGAAGATGATCTATTGTCTTCTTCACATAATAACTCTTCTTTTTCCCAGTCTATTGGTGAATGTGGCACTGAGAAACCATCCCTATGAGCTACTGTTTTCAGTGCAAATACCTAATTGGGATATTTAACATAGTGTTTAATTTACCTGAATATCCAGAAATTTTAgtcatgcaaaaataacagtcGGATAATCTTTTGACTCGTGCCATATCATGGCACTGTAGGTGGCATACTTGGTCTCTTATTATTTAACCATGTTAAGCCAGATGTACAAGCTGTACAACACATATGAAGCCCATTGGTTTCCATGGTTACCAGTTTAACACCCAAAAATAGCTTTATTTGTGTGTGATATTTTCCttcataaaactgtaatattttctacatatgtagaaaatatataaactgtttgcATTTTTAGAATTTACATGAACTGGAAGCAACCAGCATTTCAGATGatcttctaaaaaaaataaaaattacaaaaataatttaaaggatATGAGAAAATAGTTCTGCAGAACTTCATTATTATGGGTATGATGCGAGGAAAAAGAGTGGAGTGAAGTGACTAGGAGTGACAGGTGTCACTCTACTCCATTTACACTCAGTTGAGGGACTTGTCAAATATTCTGGCAAACTGGATACACAAGTTTTGTGATTCTGAGACAGAGCAGATGAtcataagaatgaaataaaagttttgtgtTATTCAACATAATTATATCAAGAACAAATATCATGTACATGAACAATATATTTGGAATTTCATACCAACTAAATATAGTAAGTGTTTGATGCTATCAAAAATGTATGCCTTTTACCCATTAAACTGTCCAAATGTATTTGGTTTCACAGCATAAATCTATTGTACTGAAGTGATTGCATGGTATTTAACATAGtgcagataaaatattaaaataattctaaatccAGAGGTGATGGCtaaattgttattacatttttttaaatcatcatCAAATTACTCTGAATcacttgaattttttaaaattttgtccaATAGCAAATTTTTGTTGTCTAGTGAATTATTCCCCTATAGGTTTTAAGAACTTGCCATGCTTATTCTGTTTTAGTTTCTGTATAGTTGGGTGAATGTATTTAAGTAAGTTGTCTAATTATGTTGTACATCTTTCAACTTCTGCATCTTATCCTAaagtatttttgtgtgtgtgtttgtaaataCATACGAGTTTTACTCCAGCTTATATAGTTGACATATTGTACTTTCATAATGaggttatagttttattttttgttcttgataGTCTTTGAAGTAATCCAGTTGTTTCGTACTTTAATTCAATAAATTGactgtgtatattttaaaattttactattattcTATAAGCATTCTTGATGCATTGCTTTATTAGAATAATGTGAAAGTTGCTATCCTTGGGGCCAGTGGTGGGATTGGCCAGCCCATGTCATTGCTTTTGAAGAACAACCCTATGATCACCCATTTATCCTTGTTTGATATTGCACACACTCCAGGTGTAACTGCAGATCTCGGCCACATCAACACCAGGGCCAAAGTCAGTGGTCATTTAGGCCCAGAACAGTTAAAGGTGAGATGATATAATATGTGTTTGTACTTATTGTAGAATACAGAGAAATATGGGTGCTTATATTTCTTTGATAGTGTTATGAAAATTATTACACACACCCACACATTGAGAAGATTACTTTTTCttgatatataaaaaatcaaaacatcaaACAACTGTTTGTTCCAACTTGTGAAATTTAAAaccatttacattaaaattatggcAGTTTCCACTTTAGTTCCATGGAAAAAGAGAAATTACTAGAAATGTCAGacatgtctgttttaaaactGTGAATATATTTCTTGTAACGTTAGGAGTCGCTGAATGAAGCTGATGTTGTTGTGATCCCTGCTGGAGTGCCAAGAAAACCTGGTATGACTAGAGATGACCTTTTTAATACCAATGCATCTATAGTTCGTGACCTGACTGATGCTTGTGCTCAAACTTGTCCAAAAGCTATGATCTGTATTATTGCAAATCCTGTAAGGAAATCAAATTTTTGATTTGTACATAACATTTATTAGTAATTACAGTTAAAATGgtttttttataaagttgtatAGACTGTGCCCTACTTgcttataatattgttatttaataaaaaaatgtaacagtaaaaataaacttaagttaCAAAATTTTTGTATATGTAATCATCTTGATATTTTGCTTTTACATTCTGATACATGAttcatattttgattaaaaatcaGGTTACTGGATCAACAGATCTGGAGGcttaaactttttaaatgatattaactaCTGTCATAATAAATGATGTTATATCAAGCAAAATATGAAGTGAGCTCAGTTAATACTTAAAAATCTAACACCTTTATTTAATACTTGGTGGCCTGACTAGTTtttttgttgaatgtttattaatatttaaaataattaatatttgttgtcTGCAGGTGAACTCAACAGTCCCAATTGCAAGCGAAGTTTTCAAACAACGGGGAGTCTATGATTCAAACAGAATTTTTGGTGTTACATCACTTGATGTAGTTAGAGCAAATACTTTTATTGCAGAAGCCAAggtttgtgttttgaaatattcaaatgTTAGAAGCTGTTAGTCATTACTGTAGAAGCTGTATATACACAAGTTTCTCTTTAAAGGATGTAACAGATTAAGGTATAATTCAAATGCtctttttaacagaaaaaattattcattaataaatgttaggattttataattattttacttttttttttttaagggacTGGATCCAACCCAGGTTAATGTCCCAGTAATTGGAGGTCATTCTGGTGTGACTATTATTCCTGTAATATCTCAGGCAACTCCAGCAGTATCTTTTAAAGATGATGAACTGGATGCCATGACAAAAAGAATCCAGGAGGCAGGAACTGAGGTTGTAAAAGCAAAAGATGGAGCAGTAAGTTTTACTCAGTGGGAGTAGGTTATTACTTGTAAACGACATGTATTAAATATTGCACAAAATCGGTTCGAAAAGCACAAGTAGGAATCAGGATTGTGAAAATAGGACAGAATTGGTAAACAAAGTAATTTGAAATGCAGATGGTAGGAACCAGGACATTGAATAAGATCCATTAATACAAAGGGGTTGAAATGTACTTGAAGCTAAGTatgatttcattaatttttaattcagCAGGCAAAATAGAATAACCAATGTGCTACTTATGTTTTGTggaaacaaatattaaagctaAAACCTGTATGTCTTTCATTTTATAAGTCAAATTAATGAAGCTGcagaatgtatatattatatccaGTATTTCATGTATTATGAACTtctggtatttttgttttattggttcAAACACGCATTTCTGAAAAAATtgaatttcttataaaataactaattttcatgtttttagtaGTGTAGATTTTCTGATGTTAGATAATCAGTATACCTCATCATATTAAACATTGCTTATCTGTCTGtcggttaaaaaacaaaaattgattcCCAGTGATAGATTTGTGTATATGTCATTATCTAGTTTCaagtagtttaaatttaaaatacttgtattaaatTGTTGGCATAAAGAAATTTGctgttatatactcttcaaaacaagaaacacaaaagggatatttttgttattttaaagagaaatatatgtaataacgttacaagctcagagtgtgtgatattacacgtgttaaggcactgattgtcagaccaaaatgacaataaaagttgtgcactttgaaaatggaggaaaacatcggatttttcgccaaaactcatgcgtgtccaataaatttgtttgagagatctgcatgttctgcaagtgcaacatgcgcaaaatctctataaaagtgacgggttcttggtttccatagctcagtgttaagccactgacacgcaatacagttacgccaagactgactaaagcacaacgcaacaacgccattggaagcaggcgaatctcgatcagatgttgccagagctgtgaatgtccacccaagcaccatcacaaggctatggaattgtcaccaacaacatggatcaaccgtgaccgtccacaatctggcagcccttgtgtgaccacgcccgcacaagatcgcaacatccagttacgtcgccttcgggataggaccaccactgcgacgtctactgcctcaaccataccagggctgcgtaggatttccgatcataCCGTACGCAACCGTCAACGAGATTCTtgggccccatgtgcaacccatcatggtgaacgtcaacgacgttgtAAAAACATGGCAAcccccgtcctcacacagcccgattcACCACCGTCTTCTTCAGATatcacaacatcaacattcttccctggccctccagatcaccaaacttaaaccccatcgaacatctttgggacgagttggaccgacgtctgcgacggcgacaacctcaatctcagactctacctcagcttgcagcagctttgcaggctgagtggacagccattccacaggatgtgattcgtcatctcatcgcttccatgggcaggagatgccaagcagttattgatgctcacggggggcatactcgttattgacgttgagtgatgttGGACTTCGCCTTCGCAGACTTTTCAcattcagcagtgaatgtgcaaa of the Tachypleus tridentatus isolate NWPU-2018 chromosome 13, ASM421037v1, whole genome shotgun sequence genome contains:
- the Mdh2 gene encoding malate dehydrogenase 2 isoform X1 encodes the protein MLSRFAKITVAASTISLRSFSTTIHNNVKVAILGASGGIGQPMSLLLKNNPMITHLSLFDIAHTPGVTADLGHINTRAKVSGHLGPEQLKESLNEADVVVIPAGVPRKPGMTRDDLFNTNASIVRDLTDACAQTCPKAMICIIANPVNSTVPIASEVFKQRGVYDSNRIFGVTSLDVVRANTFIAEAKGLDPTQVNVPVIGGHSGVTIIPVISQATPAVSFKDDELDAMTKRIQEAGTEVVKAKDGAGSATLSMAYAGARFTNSLLEAMKGKEGVVECTFVKSSETEAAYFASPILLGPNGIVKNLGIGKLSPYETELVKKAMPELLSNIKKGENFVKMS
- the Mdh2 gene encoding malate dehydrogenase 2 isoform X2, translating into MLSRFAKITVAASTISLRSFSTTIHNNVKVAILGASGGIGQPMSLLLKNNPMITHLSLFDIAHTPGVTADLGHINTRAKVSGHLGPEQLKESLNEADVVVIPAGVPRKPGMTRDDLFNTNASIVRDLTDACAQTCPKAMICIIANPVNSTVPIASEVFKQRGVYDSNRIFGVTSLDVVRANTFIAEAKGLDPTQVNVPVIGGHSGVTIIPVISQATPAVSFKDDELDAMTKRIQEAGTEVVKAKDGALLEAMKGKEGVVECTFVKSSETEAAYFASPILLGPNGIVKNLGIGKLSPYETELVKKAMPELLSNIKKGENFVKMS